The proteins below come from a single Candidozyma auris chromosome 3, complete sequence genomic window:
- the SOK1 gene encoding Sok1p translates to MNSQLNNSNENQDSVFQETDTFRPVFFDSGAKRNSSASSKDSSKRARLDASVIAPKDRQDHEVVTADVDDDDVMDRNPSSPSANASPGKPANPAPALINQHRQIHHRHLLLQHHLISQPSSPTPDSSSASASTGVGVGVGVDVDVDVDMDEPAGNGPGHDRSRQTPSSSKTTGASKTNGTSSAAAAAAVAHMSTPQPHKSSVASKLPSSSNKTSQVSTRSNTHKNSISKKSTRALPVATGSSSTTSKAPKFVRRFRSRSLPIINYTSRSQLFQHHMFQQRVPHQQLMLLNATNSQAPNFSASSSTNPSSAQSSSFFSQPSQSSSSSSSSASHYHHHHHHHHHHHHHSPATPSLPPINLQSLKEIDLHEILKNPQLRHDILFDPQLQFRPNLDGERGRRKKTIIENYWSEIEAECRQFFDGPVKPNTVKLPRLPVLFTTLRDILLSLLPVKDRAPVNEIMDIDLLVQQLSHGSFDFVAMAKWLGEVFKSHCAPMRDQWVSYMISKFQQSYEENSVEKLVQGLRTIFFILEAMKLDVANHQIRILRPVLIETANEFEKDYFDQLITHCKIDITDSLKWYYRNYHKKADLGKVLNKENMSDADTNKAIMVSAIIDLLSCRNMATEFPSTLAFDHTRLVLLRADVRQQVCVQLCVVLFKQLLHNYKPAASYRSISSKPEYITKVQEEVLAIVTDDNGSVKWTRNVQAIALQLVKNVVTDPSTGTKVTNNLPQSMVDFGYNWLIKQIQPNSDVYGLMEDRIFKELLTEIVVNLNFDTSITATTLSNDLKSSSSGKIKKSDSEMGSIASRISTLVKFHWSVFGDYYTNYVKKGKISS, encoded by the coding sequence ATGAACTCCCAACTCAACAACTCAAACGAAAACCAGGACCTGGTGTTTCAGGAAACGGACACCTTCAGACCGGTCTTCTTTGACTCGGGCGCTAAGCGCAACTCTTCGGCTCTGCTGAAGGACTCctccaaaagagcaagGCTAGACGCCTCCGTGATTGCCCCCAAGGATAGACAGGACCACGAAGTTGTTACCGCAGATGtcgacgacgacgatgtCATGGACAGGAACCCACTGCTGCCGCTGGCCAACGCGTCCCCGGGCAAACCTGCCAACCCGGCGCCTGCCCTCATCAATCAGCATAGACAGATTCACCACcgccaccttcttctccagcaCCACCTAATTTCCCAGCCTCTGCTGCCTACGCCTGACCTGCTGCTGGCTTCTGCTCTGACTGgcgttggtgttggtgttggtgtCGATGTCGATGTCGATGTCGATATGGACGAGCCTGCCGGAAATGGACCTGGGCATGATAGATCTAGACAGACCCCTTCGAGCTCCAAGACTACAGGCGCCAGCAAAACGAATGGcacttcttcagcagcagcggcgGCGGCGGTTGCTCACATGTCGACTCCTCAGCCCCACAAGCTGCTGGTTGCTTCCAAATTGCCCTCGTCACTGAATAAGACTTCGCAAGTGTCCACCAGATCCAATACCCACAAAAACTCCATCTCGAAAAAGTCTACGAGGGCTTTGCCGGTGGCCACaggctcttcttccaccaCGCTGAAGGCCCCCAAGTTTGTCAGAAGGTTCCGCTCCCGCTCCCTTCCTATCATCAACTACACTTCGCGCTCCCAGTTGTTCCAACATCACATGTTCCAGCAGCGTGTGCCACACCAGCAGTTAATGCTCTTGAACGCCACCAACCTGCAAGCTCCCAACTTTTCTGCCTCCTCGTCCACTAATCCGTCGTCGGCTCAGAGTCTGTCGTTTTTTCTGCAACCTTCTCagtcctcctcctcctcctcctcctcggcGCTGCAttaccaccaccatcaccaccaccaccaccaccaccaccatcatTCCCCCGCCACTCCTTCGCTCCCTCCCATTAATTTACagtctttgaaggagatcgaCTTGCatgagattttgaagaaccCCCAGTTGAGACACGACATCCTCTTTGACCCCCAGTTGCAGTTTCGCCCCAACTTAGATGGTGAGCGCGGTAGACGGAAGAAGACCATAATAGAGAATTACTGGTCTGAGATCGAGGCTGAGTGTAGGCAATTCTTTGATGGCCCCGTGAAGCCCAACACTGTGAAGCTTCCTCGCTTGCCCGTCTTATTCACCACTTTGAGAGATATCTTGTTGTCACTTTTGCCAGTGAAAGATCGTGCCCCCGTGAATGAGATTATGGATATCGACTTGCTTGTGCAGCAGTTGTCTCATGGCTCATTTGACTTTGTTGCTATGGCAAAGTGGCTCGGGGAAGTGTTCAAGTCGCATTGTGCCCCAATGAGAGACCAGTGGGTTTCTTACATGATCAGCAAGTTCCAGCAATCTTACGAGGAGAACTctgtggagaagcttgttcaaggtTTACGAACgatattcttcattttAGAGGCTATGAAGTTGGATGTTGCTAATCATCAGATCAGAATCTTAAGACCAGTGTTGATTGAAACTGCCAATGAGTTCGAAAAGGACTATTTTGACCAATTGATCACCCACTGTAAGATCGATATCACCGACTCCTTAAAGTGGTACTACCGCAACTATCACAAGAAGGCCGATCTCGGCAAGGTTttgaacaaggagaacATGCTGGATGCTGACACTAACAAAGCCATCATGGTTTCCGCCATTATCGACTTGCTCTCGTGCCGTAACATGGCTACTGAGTTCCCACTGACTTTGGCATTTGATCACACGAggttggttttgttgagaGCTGATGTCAGACAGCAAGTTTGCGTTCAGTTGTGCGTTGTGCTTTTCaagcagcttcttcataaCTACAAGCCCGCAGCTTCCTACAGATCGATCAGCTCAAAGCCTGAATACATTACCAAGGTTCAGGAAGAAGTATTGGCTATTGTTACAGATGACAATGGCAGTGTCAAGTGGACTAGAAACGTCCAGGCTATCGCATTGCAACTAGTTAAGAATGTTGTCACTGATCCTTCTACGGGCACCAAGGTGACAAATAACTTGCCTCAGTCGATGGTCGACTTCGGGTACAACTGGTTGATCAAGCAGATTCAGCCCAACTCCGATGTTTATGGCTTGATGGAAGACAGAAtcttcaaagagcttctcacTGAAATAGTGGTGAACCTCAACTTCGACACTTCTATCACTGCAACCACCTTGAGCAACGACCTCAAGCTGAGCTCTTCAggcaagatcaagaagtctgACCTGGAGATGGGAAGCATTGCATCAAGAATCTCGACTTTGGTCAAATTTCACTGGAGCGTGTTTGGTGACTACTACACGAACTACGTGAAAAAGGGCAAGATCAGTCTGTGA